attaggaTGTATCTCGTCGTGCGCCGCGCCGACACTCGAACACTAAACATATGGAAACACAATATACCTAAAGTTCTAAACTATTAGAACCCGAATATTTACAGTAGGCCATACAACAACACATTTGTCCCGAGAAACGTTCGCGACGCGCCATCCGGGCGTGTGGGGGGCGTTAGAGTTTGGGCGGTTAGTTCTACTGGTACATGTtacttatttagttaatttggaACTACATTAAGACAATTTAACTACGGCGGCCATGAACGTTACCCTGCAACAAACAACATGGTCGGCGCGAGTCTGGCGCAGTCGCGTACAGCCGAGTGACATCGAGTAGGTACCGTGACGTTCCCAGACCAGGCGAGTAtgatattcatataaaattaatatgttttaagCATTAATTAATCTAGTGTTATACAATGTATTATACAACAACAAATTAGGCCGAGTGCTCACCGGACGACAACAACAACGCTTGTATAACTCCACTACAAGTGTAGCGTCGCCTGCgcattataatataacatcGTATTACTTTACAATCGCAGTCTTTTGTTTACAATACAGATACTTTCCTGTACTACGAGTACTACGTTATGAAAGTATTTACAAAAGACGTGTAACAAGGGCTCCAAAAGGAGCCGCATAACAACAAGGGAAGGGGACATCGACAGGCGAATGTGTGTACGATCTCGTACTGGAGCTacttaacatttatataaaCTTGCTTCTACAATCTCTATTTCTCATTTGTACTGTAACTTTAACATTTGGAACTTGAGATGCGCTCCGTCCGGGGCGTGCGATCGGCATCATCAGtagtaaaatataacaatttgcaACCGATCGCAGGCCCAGGCCGCGGGAGCCGGCGAGCGCCCGGCGGTAGTAGAAACCATACGAGTACGCGTGTCCTAGCACAAAGTAAAGCACCTCGACGTTACCGGGGCCGATATTTTAGAgcgaataattatttattacatatattttttttgcaattttttttccACGACGATTTcattacaaaagaaaacaaacacacacatggCGGAGGatttttgaacatttttatcTTAAGGCTAGGCCGAGCCTAGATGCGCGGCAGCTTGGGCGCGTGCAGCGGCGCGTcgtggcgcggcgcggcggcgcggtaGTCGTACGCGCAGCCGTGCACCTCCGCGTACCGGTGCGGCGCGCAGTAACTCCCGCCGCAGCGGCAGCGGTGCAGCGTCGCGATACTCAGCCGCTTGCGGCACAGCCCGCACCGCGTGCGACGCCGCGACCCCGCCGCGCCCCCACCACTACCGGTACTGCTGGCCGCGTCCGCCgccggcgcgggcggcgcggggtCGGGCGCGGCGTCGAGGCGCTCGTCGCTGAGATGCAGGTGCTCCCTTGGGCGGTGTCGCTGCAGGCCGGGCAGCAGGCGCGGGCCGGCGCGCAGCTTCTCCAGCTCCGACGTGGACGACGAGAACAGCGCGCCCGACAGCGGCGCGCGCACGTGCAGCGACGACGCCGACTGGGACTGCGCCCCGCCGCGAGGGGGGCGCAGCTCCGACCACGACCCGCGGGGACCGCACGCTGCTGGGGACGTATACATACGTTAAGTTTTttctttggaaaaaatattatgaaaaatgatCAACTAACAATGTTAAGGTAACTGGACACTTACCGTAATCAGTTTGTACGGGAGTGTCCCCGGGCCGAGGCGGCGGGTCGGGCGCCAGCGGCGGCAGCGCCACGTCGAGGTCGAGGCGGGGggcgcgcggggcgcgggcgcggggcgcgcgggaCGGGGCGGGGGCGCAGGCCGCGTGCTCGGCGTCACTGATGGGCGCGTAGGAAGCCGCGCGCTGCTTGAGCCCGCCGCCGGTCTCCTCCAACAAGCTAGGGACGGATAGAGTTTCTTCGCTACGAGTCTTCTGTATTTCTACTTTATCTGTaacaacatttattaaattattac
This sequence is a window from Spodoptera frugiperda isolate SF20-4 chromosome 5, AGI-APGP_CSIRO_Sfru_2.0, whole genome shotgun sequence. Protein-coding genes within it:
- the LOC118272079 gene encoding AN1-type zinc finger protein 4 isoform X3, which translates into the protein MSQHGCPERLSNRSKGFQDDGPSQPTMEVLVETLTGTAFEMTVLPTDTIFAIKSKIFRVEGIPVSQQHLLYNLKELEDSSCLREHAIGDGARLRLVLGMRGGPISTRRLPPPPNTEPWRDIERLLDTNREDVEWGGSGCKVTVLVFRDGERVNMLRVKENHDGTYSPLEHSKLYANSPTLTQLLEREIEDFSPVVGMNTMSRAVAGPGALHDNAVTMGKMIDLRRRMETLSVHRQGPRALTDTPDKVEIQKTRSEETLSVPSLLEETGGGLKQRAASYAPISDAEHAACAPAPSRAPRARAPRAPRLDLDVALPPLAPDPPPRPGDTPVQTDYAACGPRGSWSELRPPRGGAQSQSASSLHVRAPLSGALFSSSTSELEKLRAGPRLLPGLQRHRPREHLHLSDERLDAAPDPAPPAPAADAASSTGSGGGAAGSRRRTRCGLCRKRLSIATLHRCRCGGSYCAPHRYAEVHGCAYDYRAAAPRHDAPLHAPKLPRI
- the LOC118272079 gene encoding AN1-type zinc finger protein 4 isoform X2; this translates as MSQHGCPERLSNRSKGFQDDGPSQPTMEVLVETLTGTAFEMTVLPTDTIFAIKSKIFRVEGIPVSQQHLLYNLKELEDSSCLREHAIGDGARLRLVLGMRGGPISTRRLPPPPNTEPWRDIERLLDTNSRVSREDVEWGGSGCKVTVLVFRDGERVNMLRVKENHDGTYSPLEHSKLYANSPTLTQLLEREIEDFSPVVGMNTMSRAVAGPGALHDNAVTMGKMIDLRRRMETLSVHRQGPRALTDTPDKVEIQKTRSEETLSVPSLLEETGGGLKQRAASYAPISDAEHAACAPAPSRAPRARAPRAPRLDLDVALPPLAPDPPPRPGDTPVQTDYACGPRGSWSELRPPRGGAQSQSASSLHVRAPLSGALFSSSTSELEKLRAGPRLLPGLQRHRPREHLHLSDERLDAAPDPAPPAPAADAASSTGSGGGAAGSRRRTRCGLCRKRLSIATLHRCRCGGSYCAPHRYAEVHGCAYDYRAAAPRHDAPLHAPKLPRI
- the LOC118272079 gene encoding AN1-type zinc finger protein 4 isoform X1, which produces MSQHGCPERLSNRSKGFQDDGPSQPTMEVLVETLTGTAFEMTVLPTDTIFAIKSKIFRVEGIPVSQQHLLYNLKELEDSSCLREHAIGDGARLRLVLGMRGGPISTRRLPPPPNTEPWRDIERLLDTNSRVSREDVEWGGSGCKVTVLVFRDGERVNMLRVKENHDGTYSPLEHSKLYANSPTLTQLLEREIEDFSPVVGMNTMSRAVAGPGALHDNAVTMGKMIDLRRRMETLSVHRQGPRALTDTPDKVEIQKTRSEETLSVPSLLEETGGGLKQRAASYAPISDAEHAACAPAPSRAPRARAPRAPRLDLDVALPPLAPDPPPRPGDTPVQTDYAACGPRGSWSELRPPRGGAQSQSASSLHVRAPLSGALFSSSTSELEKLRAGPRLLPGLQRHRPREHLHLSDERLDAAPDPAPPAPAADAASSTGSGGGAAGSRRRTRCGLCRKRLSIATLHRCRCGGSYCAPHRYAEVHGCAYDYRAAAPRHDAPLHAPKLPRI